A window of the Pseudomonas gozinkensis genome harbors these coding sequences:
- a CDS encoding Zn-dependent hydrolase, with protein MLKINGERLWASLMAMAEIGATARGGSCRLALSDEDKAGRELFAHWCREAGMTLSVDAIGNLFARRAGTDPDAAPVMMGSHLDTQPEGGRFDGVYGVLAGLEVVRCLNDLNIQTRKPLEVAVWTNEEGARFTPAMFGSAVFTGIMDLNAALAVRDVDGISVAEALQRTGYAGERPLGGAVDAYFEAHIEQGPILEDNAKSIGVVTGGQAIRWLDVRVEGMAAHAGTTPMPLRKDALYGVARMIQAIEGLAADFAPEGLTTVGELSINKSSRNTIPGLVNFTVDLRHHRDDAIAAMEQQVRARLQAIAEGRGLSLTITPHWISPATPFDAECVAAVQEAVDALGYAQQSIVSGAGHDAIHLARYCPTAMVFIPCVGGLSHNEAEDVLPEDVKQGTDVLLNAVLARAGRAE; from the coding sequence ATGTTGAAGATCAATGGCGAACGCCTTTGGGCGAGCCTGATGGCCATGGCCGAAATCGGTGCGACAGCCCGAGGCGGCAGTTGCCGTCTGGCATTGAGCGACGAAGACAAGGCCGGTCGCGAATTGTTTGCGCACTGGTGCCGCGAAGCCGGCATGACCCTGAGCGTGGACGCCATCGGCAACCTGTTCGCCCGCCGCGCCGGCACCGATCCGGACGCCGCGCCGGTGATGATGGGCAGCCACCTCGACACCCAGCCCGAAGGCGGGCGTTTCGATGGTGTCTACGGCGTGCTCGCCGGCCTGGAAGTGGTGCGTTGCCTCAATGACCTGAACATCCAGACCCGCAAGCCGCTGGAAGTGGCGGTGTGGACCAACGAAGAAGGCGCGCGCTTCACCCCGGCCATGTTCGGCTCGGCAGTGTTCACCGGGATCATGGATCTGAACGCTGCGCTGGCGGTGCGTGATGTCGATGGCATCAGCGTTGCCGAGGCCTTGCAGCGTACCGGTTACGCCGGTGAGCGTCCGTTGGGCGGCGCGGTGGATGCGTATTTTGAAGCGCACATCGAGCAAGGCCCGATCCTCGAAGACAATGCCAAAAGCATCGGCGTGGTCACGGGCGGTCAGGCGATCCGCTGGCTCGACGTGCGCGTGGAAGGCATGGCCGCCCACGCCGGCACCACGCCGATGCCGCTGCGCAAAGATGCGCTGTACGGCGTGGCGCGGATGATTCAGGCGATTGAAGGTCTGGCCGCAGATTTTGCCCCCGAAGGCCTGACCACGGTCGGCGAGTTGAGCATCAACAAGTCCTCGCGCAACACCATTCCGGGGCTGGTGAATTTCACCGTCGATCTGCGTCATCACCGCGACGACGCCATCGCCGCCATGGAACAACAAGTCCGCGCCCGGTTGCAGGCCATCGCCGAAGGCCGAGGCCTGAGCCTGACGATCACCCCGCACTGGATCAGCCCGGCCACGCCGTTCGACGCCGAGTGTGTGGCGGCCGTGCAAGAGGCGGTGGATGCGCTGGGCTACGCTCAGCAATCGATTGTCAGCGGCGCCGGGCATGACGCGATTCACCTGGCGCGCTACTGCCCGACGGCGATGGTGTTCATTCCGTGTGTCGGGGGCTTGAGCCATAACGAGGCCGAAGACGTGTTGCCCGAGGATGTGAAGCAGGGCACCGATGTATTGCTCAACGCCGTGCTGGCCCGCGCCGGTCGAGCCGAATAA
- a CDS encoding MFS transporter, translating to MKPHASNQPRRAAAAAFIGTMIEWYDFYIYATAAALVFGALFFPSDDPLFSTMAAFGTFAVGFFARPLGGIIFGHIGDRIGRKKSLIITLLMMGVVTVCIGLLPTYAQIGATAPVLLILLRIVQGIAVGGEWGGAVLMAGEHAPKGRRNFFASFAQLGSPAGLILSLLAFSAVTRLPEEDLMSWGWRLPFLASALLLLVGLAIRLGVNESPEFLASREQASKQIKKEQAPVMDVLRTAWRPLLLCIGANTLGIAGVYFTNTFMIAYTTQQLALPRSLILECLFFVALIQFCIQPLAAWMAEKIGATRFLCLVSLLAMASPYPMFVLVSSAQAPLIILGIALAVVCMASFYAVIAGYVSGMFETRVRYTAISLAYQICGAVAGGLTPLIGTMLAHKFTGQWWPMALFYSLIAGISLVCVLSLARRHASAQSAELARA from the coding sequence ATGAAGCCCCACGCTTCTAACCAGCCGCGCCGTGCGGCGGCCGCAGCCTTCATCGGCACCATGATCGAGTGGTACGACTTTTACATCTACGCCACCGCCGCCGCGCTGGTGTTCGGCGCGCTGTTCTTTCCTTCCGACGATCCGCTGTTCAGCACCATGGCTGCGTTCGGCACCTTCGCCGTGGGCTTCTTTGCCCGGCCGTTGGGCGGGATCATTTTCGGCCACATCGGCGACCGTATCGGCCGCAAGAAATCGCTGATCATCACGCTGTTGATGATGGGCGTAGTGACGGTGTGCATCGGCCTGCTGCCGACTTATGCGCAGATTGGCGCGACGGCACCGGTGCTGCTGATTCTGCTGCGCATCGTCCAGGGCATCGCCGTCGGTGGCGAGTGGGGCGGGGCGGTGTTGATGGCCGGCGAGCATGCACCGAAGGGCCGACGCAATTTCTTCGCCTCGTTCGCGCAACTGGGTAGTCCGGCAGGTTTGATTCTGTCGCTGTTGGCCTTTAGCGCGGTGACCCGTTTGCCGGAAGAAGACCTGATGAGCTGGGGCTGGCGTCTGCCGTTCCTCGCCAGTGCGCTGTTGCTGTTGGTGGGGCTGGCGATTCGCCTGGGCGTGAACGAGTCGCCGGAATTCCTCGCCAGCCGCGAGCAGGCCAGCAAGCAAATCAAAAAAGAACAGGCGCCGGTAATGGATGTGCTGCGCACCGCGTGGCGTCCCCTGTTGCTGTGCATCGGCGCCAACACGCTGGGCATCGCCGGGGTGTATTTCACCAACACCTTCATGATCGCCTACACCACTCAACAACTGGCGCTGCCGCGTTCACTGATTCTCGAATGCCTGTTCTTTGTTGCGCTCATCCAGTTCTGCATTCAGCCGCTGGCGGCGTGGATGGCCGAGAAGATCGGCGCCACGCGTTTCCTGTGCCTGGTGTCACTGCTGGCGATGGCCTCGCCGTACCCGATGTTCGTACTGGTCAGCTCGGCCCAGGCGCCGCTGATCATCCTCGGCATCGCACTGGCGGTGGTGTGCATGGCTTCGTTCTACGCGGTGATCGCCGGGTACGTCAGCGGCATGTTCGAGACTCGCGTGCGCTACACCGCGATCTCGCTGGCCTATCAGATCTGCGGCGCGGTGGCCGGTGGGCTGACGCCGCTGATCGGCACGATGCTGGCGCACAAGTTCACCGGGCAATGGTGGCCGATGGCGCTGTTCTACAGCCTGATCGCCGGCATTTCGCTGGTCTGCGTGCTGTCCCTCGCCCGTCGTCACGCCAGCGCCCAAAGCGCGGAACTGGCCCGTGCCTAA
- a CDS encoding LysR family transcriptional regulator, with amino-acid sequence MAERDVQRLLNDRLDWNLLRTFRVIGQELSISRAAARLHLTQPAVSQALKRLEEQLGRQLIARRGPRFALTEVGEQIFELAGEIYGQMSQVSNLLEQPADEVIGKVRLLIISRIFSERFDDFLADFHRQYPRVDLEVDVMRSSDIVSALQEKTATLGLSLNRRPQPRLEQRLFLRQRYAFFCGKHHALFGRQDIGEGDLQRENFVSFTSDQIGGMLSPLTIFRDQQGFSGRIVASSPSLEEVRRLVIAGFGIGCLPEHVVAADVEAGLLWRLPPHEGIADVDIHLLWNREQRMSRAETLFIERLQACLADQ; translated from the coding sequence ATGGCCGAACGTGATGTGCAACGCCTGCTTAACGACCGCCTCGACTGGAATCTGCTGCGCACCTTCCGGGTGATCGGCCAGGAGCTGAGCATCAGCCGCGCCGCTGCGCGTCTGCACCTGACCCAACCGGCGGTGAGCCAGGCACTCAAGCGTCTGGAGGAACAATTGGGTCGCCAGTTGATTGCCCGGCGCGGCCCGCGCTTTGCCCTCACCGAAGTCGGCGAACAGATTTTCGAACTGGCCGGCGAGATCTACGGGCAAATGTCCCAGGTCAGCAACCTGCTGGAACAACCGGCCGACGAAGTGATCGGCAAGGTGCGACTGCTGATCATCAGCCGGATCTTTTCCGAGCGTTTCGATGACTTCCTCGCCGACTTTCATCGGCAGTATCCACGGGTGGATCTGGAGGTCGACGTGATGCGCAGTTCGGACATCGTCAGCGCGCTTCAGGAGAAAACCGCGACCCTCGGCCTGAGCCTCAATCGCCGCCCGCAACCGCGTCTGGAACAGCGCCTGTTCCTGCGTCAGCGCTATGCATTTTTCTGTGGCAAGCACCACGCGTTGTTTGGCCGACAGGACATCGGCGAAGGCGATTTGCAGCGGGAGAATTTCGTCAGTTTCACCAGTGACCAGATTGGCGGGATGCTCTCGCCGCTGACGATTTTTCGCGATCAGCAAGGCTTCAGTGGGCGCATCGTCGCCTCTTCGCCGAGCCTGGAAGAAGTGCGGCGACTGGTGATCGCCGGGTTCGGTATCGGTTGCCTGCCGGAGCACGTGGTGGCGGCGGACGTCGAGGCTGGATTGCTCTGGCGCCTGCCGCCTCACGAGGGCATTGCCGATGTCGACATTCATCTGCTGTGGAACCGCGAGCAGCGCATGAGCCGCGCCGAAACGCTGTTCATCGAACGCTTGCAGGCCTGTCTGGCGGATCAGTAA
- a CDS encoding 2-hydroxyacid dehydrogenase, whose amino-acid sequence MNTVALMSRDTLLLKQLQEAFARRAPHLSAVLADDPRAANAQIAACWFPLPDSLAALPNLQVIHSVAAGIDHLEHDPSCPDLPVCRVVDPGHRQGMTEYVRWAVIHFHRGFDQVLEQQRQLHWERPLQRPAHEFRIGVMGLGSLGSAIAQDLTSAGYEVRGWARSSKDLPGVETFAGTEAFNPFLDGVELLINLLPLTHETRGILNRQTFERLANGAALVNVGRGGHLNIEDLQQALARGKLRGALLDVFEQEPLPADHSLWKTPGVTITPHMASAASHDCIAEQIAENFRRLNAGEPLLNSADRLLGY is encoded by the coding sequence ATGAACACCGTTGCACTGATGTCCCGCGACACGCTGTTGCTCAAACAACTGCAGGAAGCCTTTGCCCGCCGTGCGCCGCACCTTTCGGCAGTGCTGGCCGACGATCCCCGGGCGGCGAATGCGCAGATCGCCGCGTGCTGGTTTCCGCTGCCGGACAGCCTCGCCGCGTTGCCCAATCTGCAAGTGATTCACTCGGTCGCCGCCGGGATCGATCACCTGGAACACGATCCGTCTTGCCCGGATCTGCCGGTGTGCCGGGTTGTCGATCCCGGCCATCGCCAAGGCATGACCGAGTACGTGCGCTGGGCGGTGATTCACTTTCATCGCGGCTTCGATCAAGTGCTCGAGCAACAGCGCCAACTGCATTGGGAACGACCGCTGCAGCGCCCGGCCCATGAATTCAGGATCGGGGTGATGGGCCTTGGCTCGCTCGGCAGCGCGATCGCCCAAGACCTGACCAGTGCCGGTTACGAAGTGCGAGGCTGGGCGCGCAGCAGCAAGGATTTACCCGGCGTGGAGACCTTCGCCGGCACTGAAGCCTTCAATCCGTTCCTCGACGGCGTGGAGTTGCTGATCAATCTGTTGCCGCTCACCCACGAGACTCGCGGCATCCTCAATCGCCAGACTTTCGAGCGGCTGGCCAATGGCGCGGCGCTGGTCAACGTCGGTCGCGGTGGGCATCTGAACATTGAGGATCTGCAACAGGCGCTGGCCCGTGGAAAGTTGCGCGGTGCACTGCTCGATGTCTTCGAACAGGAACCGCTGCCCGCCGATCATTCGCTGTGGAAAACCCCGGGCGTGACCATCACTCCGCACATGGCCTCGGCGGCCTCCCACGACTGCATCGCCGAACAGATCGCCGAGAACTTCCGCCGTCTGAATGCTGGCGAACCACTGCTCAACAGCGCGGATCGCCTGCTCGGTTACTGA
- a CDS encoding class II aldolase/adducin family protein — translation MSKPAHIDPIEWQARCELAALYRLIAHFRMTDLIDTHITLRIPGPEHHFLINRYGVIFDRMRASDLVRIDQDGHIVDPEYAGHRVNAAGFVIHSAIHMARPDLNCVIHTHTAAGMAVAAQKQGLLPISQHALKFYGKLAYHTYEGIALSLDERERLIADLGPHRAMILRNHGLLVGGSGVAQAFQEIHFLERACQAQVQALAGGCELHFPSPEVCAHTAEQFDRDEQDNIIDLAWEAALTLIESQRESYLS, via the coding sequence GTGAGTAAGCCCGCCCACATTGACCCGATCGAATGGCAAGCCCGTTGCGAGCTCGCGGCGTTGTACCGCTTGATCGCGCACTTTCGCATGACCGACCTGATCGACACCCACATCACCCTGCGGATTCCGGGGCCTGAGCATCATTTCCTGATCAACCGCTACGGGGTGATTTTCGACCGCATGCGTGCTTCCGATCTGGTGCGCATCGATCAGGACGGACACATCGTCGATCCTGAATACGCCGGGCATCGGGTCAACGCCGCCGGCTTCGTGATCCACTCGGCAATCCACATGGCGCGCCCGGACCTGAACTGCGTGATCCACACCCACACCGCCGCCGGCATGGCTGTCGCCGCGCAGAAACAAGGCCTGCTGCCGATCAGTCAGCACGCACTGAAGTTCTACGGAAAACTCGCGTACCACACCTACGAAGGCATCGCGCTGTCGCTGGATGAACGTGAGCGTTTGATCGCCGACCTCGGCCCGCATCGCGCGATGATCCTGCGCAACCACGGCTTGCTGGTCGGCGGCTCCGGCGTTGCTCAGGCATTCCAGGAAATCCACTTTCTGGAGCGTGCCTGTCAGGCGCAAGTACAGGCGCTGGCCGGCGGATGTGAGCTGCATTTCCCGTCGCCGGAAGTCTGCGCCCACACCGCCGAACAGTTCGACCGTGATGAACAGGACAACATCATCGACCTGGCCTGGGAGGCCGCACTGACCCTGATCGAATCCCAGCGCGAGTCCTATCTGTCATGA
- a CDS encoding MFS transporter — MHTTAQPRRAAAAAFIGTTIEFYDFYIYATAAALVLGQVFFPSSDPVTSTLAAFGSFAVGFIARPMAGMVFGHLGDRLGRKKMLLVTMALMGLATAGIGLLPSYASVGIWAPIGLIVLRLIQGISVGGEWGGAVLMASEHAPAKRKTFYASFAQLGSPAGLLLALIAFRLVTSLSPEDFLAWGWRLPFLASGVLMMVGLMIRSGVHESPEFAKARDNNETAKYPVKDVIRQCWRQILFAAAAVTIGSAGFFFTNTFMITYVTQYQGIPRATILDCLFLVTIIQLLSQPLSALLAERIGEGRFLMLVALLCMVTPYPMFLLVGTQNILLMTLGIAVAVVILSALYAVIAGYMTQAFPVHLRYSGISIAYQLSCAVAGGTTPLIGTLLASKFSGQWLPLAVFFTLLSALSLIGVCGLARLRANPVVLHTSKEVYS; from the coding sequence ATGCACACCACCGCTCAGCCGCGTCGCGCCGCGGCCGCTGCCTTCATTGGCACGACCATCGAATTCTACGATTTCTACATCTACGCCACCGCCGCCGCACTGGTGCTCGGGCAAGTGTTTTTCCCCAGCAGTGATCCAGTTACCAGCACGCTCGCCGCGTTCGGCAGTTTCGCCGTTGGCTTCATCGCCCGGCCGATGGCCGGCATGGTGTTCGGTCATCTGGGTGATCGCCTCGGTCGCAAGAAAATGCTCCTGGTGACCATGGCACTGATGGGCCTGGCCACCGCCGGTATCGGTCTGTTGCCGAGTTATGCCAGCGTTGGAATCTGGGCGCCGATAGGGCTGATTGTCCTCCGGTTGATCCAGGGCATTTCTGTCGGCGGCGAGTGGGGCGGGGCGGTGTTGATGGCCAGCGAACACGCCCCGGCCAAACGCAAGACTTTCTATGCCTCGTTCGCCCAGCTCGGCAGCCCGGCGGGTTTGCTGTTGGCGTTGATTGCCTTCCGACTGGTGACGTCGCTGTCGCCGGAAGACTTCCTCGCCTGGGGATGGCGTTTGCCGTTTCTCGCCAGCGGCGTGCTGATGATGGTCGGCTTGATGATCCGTTCCGGTGTACATGAGTCACCGGAATTCGCCAAGGCCAGGGACAACAACGAGACCGCGAAATACCCGGTGAAAGACGTGATCCGCCAATGCTGGCGGCAGATTCTGTTCGCTGCCGCCGCAGTCACTATCGGATCGGCGGGATTCTTCTTCACCAACACGTTCATGATCACTTACGTCACCCAATATCAGGGCATCCCGCGGGCGACCATTCTCGACTGCCTGTTCCTGGTGACGATCATTCAACTGCTCTCGCAACCGTTATCGGCACTGCTCGCCGAGCGCATCGGCGAAGGGCGATTTCTGATGCTGGTGGCGTTGCTGTGCATGGTCACGCCGTACCCGATGTTCCTGCTGGTCGGCACTCAGAACATCCTGTTGATGACCCTCGGCATTGCTGTCGCGGTGGTGATTCTCTCGGCGTTGTATGCGGTGATTGCCGGGTACATGACCCAGGCGTTCCCGGTGCACCTGCGCTACTCGGGCATTTCCATCGCCTACCAGTTGAGCTGCGCCGTCGCCGGCGGTACCACGCCGCTGATCGGCACGCTGTTGGCCAGCAAGTTTTCCGGACAGTGGTTGCCGCTGGCAGTGTTCTTCACGCTGCTGTCCGCGCTGTCCCTGATCGGTGTCTGTGGCCTCGCGCGTCTGCGGGCCAACCCGGTCGTCCTTCATACCAGCAAAGAGGTGTATTCGTGA
- a CDS encoding LysR family transcriptional regulator: MTSSANPWVGRRFLNDRLDWNLLRTYLVIGQEGSMSRAAARLHITQSAVSQALKRLEEQLDCVLIARSGRRFDLTETGEEVLRIAADIYGDISRLGTVVENRHDDVVGKIRILTVSGVQARHYDEFLADFHETHPKIELEVEVMGSSNIISSLLQKTATIGVGLCRLPQPRLEQRVLFRERYAYFCGQRHRLFGQQNLTLEQLAAENFVSFTSDQLGGNLSPLTLFRDQQGFTGKIVASSTSFEEIYRLICAGFGIGCLPIHLVRRDVEQGLLWRLPPEDGVVDFDIQLLWNREQKMTQAETVFLDSFQHMLSLREPVL; encoded by the coding sequence ATGACTTCTTCCGCTAATCCCTGGGTCGGCCGGCGCTTTCTCAACGACCGGCTGGACTGGAACCTGCTGCGCACCTATCTGGTGATCGGTCAGGAAGGCAGCATGAGCCGCGCCGCTGCCCGGCTGCACATCACTCAGTCGGCGGTCAGCCAGGCGTTGAAACGTCTCGAAGAACAACTGGATTGTGTGTTGATTGCCCGCAGCGGGCGGCGCTTTGATCTGACAGAAACCGGGGAAGAAGTCCTGCGGATTGCGGCGGATATCTACGGCGATATTTCCCGTCTGGGCACCGTGGTCGAGAACCGCCATGACGATGTCGTGGGCAAGATCCGTATCCTCACCGTCAGTGGCGTGCAGGCGCGGCATTACGATGAGTTTCTTGCGGACTTCCACGAAACTCACCCGAAAATCGAGCTGGAAGTCGAGGTGATGGGCAGCTCGAACATCATCAGTTCATTGCTGCAAAAGACCGCTACGATCGGCGTCGGACTGTGTCGTCTACCCCAGCCTCGGCTGGAGCAGCGGGTACTGTTCCGTGAGCGCTATGCGTACTTTTGTGGGCAACGGCATCGACTGTTCGGGCAACAGAATCTGACGCTGGAGCAACTGGCGGCGGAGAACTTTGTCAGCTTTACCAGTGATCAGCTCGGCGGCAATCTTTCGCCGTTGACGCTGTTTCGTGACCAGCAGGGCTTTACCGGCAAGATCGTCGCTTCCTCCACCAGTTTCGAAGAGATTTATCGTCTGATCTGTGCGGGGTTCGGGATTGGCTGTCTGCCGATTCACCTGGTGCGACGGGATGTCGAACAGGGTTTGCTGTGGCGCTTACCGCCGGAGGATGGGGTGGTGGATTTCGATATTCAGCTGCTGTGGAATCGCGAACAGAAGATGACTCAGGCAGAAACGGTGTTCCTCGACAGCTTCCAGCACATGCTCAGCTTGCGTGAGCCTGTGCTGTGA